Proteins encoded by one window of Elaeis guineensis isolate ETL-2024a chromosome 12, EG11, whole genome shotgun sequence:
- the LOC105055105 gene encoding SKP1-like protein 1 — protein sequence MAEKKITLKSSDGEVFEVEETVAMESQTIKHMIEDDCAGNGIPLPNVTSKILSKVIEYCKKHVDAAAASSKSTVDDTSSKIVDEELKTWDADFVKVDQATLFDLILAANYLNIKGLLDLTCQTVADMIKGKTPEEIRKTFNIKNDFTPEEEEEVRRENQWAFE from the exons ATGGCGGAAAAGAAGATTACCCTAAAGAGTTCGGACGGCGAGGTCTTCGAGGTGGAGGAGACGGTGGCCATGGAGTCCCAGACGATCAAACACATGATCGAGGACGACTGCGCCGGAAACGGCATCCCCCTCCCCAACGTTACCAGTAAGATCCTGTCTAAGGTGATAGAATACTGCAAGAAGCACGTTGATGCGGCCGCCGCCTCCTCTAAGTCCACCGTGGATGATACCTCCTCCAAAATCGTCGACGAAGAACTCAAGACATGGGACGCCGATTTCGTCAAGGTCGATCAGGCTACCCTGTTCGACCTCATCCTG GCGGCAAATTATCTGAATATAAAAGGATTACTGGATTTGACTTGCCAAACTGTTGCTGACATGATCAAGGGGAAGACCCCAGAAGAAATCCGCAAGACCTTCAATATTAAAAATGACTTCACAcccgaggaagaggaagaggtgcGGCGGGAGAACCAGTGGGCGTTCGAGTGA
- the LOC105055104 gene encoding SKP1-like protein 1, whose product MAEKKITLKSSDGEVFEVEEAVAMESQTIKHMIEDDCASNGIPLPNVTSKILSKVIEYCKRHVDFAAASSRSTADDTSSKPADDELKSWDAEFVKVDQATLFDLILAANYLNIKGLLDLTCQTVADMIKGKTPEEIRKTFNIKNDFTPEEEEEVRRENQWAFE is encoded by the exons ATGGCGGAGAAGAAGATCACCCTGAAGAGTTCCGACGGCGAGGTCTTCGAAGTGGAGGAAGCGGTAGCTATGGAGTCCCAAACGATCAAGCATATGATCGAGGATGACTGCGCCAGCAACGGCATCCCCCTCCCCAACGTCACCAGTAAGATCCTCTCCAAAGTGATTGAGTACTGCAAGAGGCATGTCGACTTCGCTGCTGCCTCTTCCAGGTCCACCGCCGATGACACCTCCTCCAAGCCAGCCGACGATGAGCTCAAGTCTTGGGATGCCGAGTTTGTCAAGGTCGATCAGGCCACCCTCTTCGACCTCATCCTG GCTGCAAACTATCTAAATATTAAAGGCCTACTGGATCTGACCTGCCAAACCGTGGCTGATATGATCAAGGGGAAGACCCCTGAAGAGATCCGCAAAACCTTCAACATAAAAAATGACTTCACtccagaagaagaggaagaggtccGGAGAGAGAACCAGTGGGCCTTTGAATGA
- the LOC114914688 gene encoding uncharacterized protein: MRSIPTSSSPAASGPSRLDVVADEEARFFNFPRSSSQNLNTTMDLLQSYADKIDEEDGEPEESRGEEKRGGGEGDAAAAAPASPDSDPSSATPGQVRRPAGGRHHPRPRRRVNCCSGLVFQALFNFADEVHLNR, from the exons atgCGATCCATACCGACGTCCTCCTCCCCTGCCGCCTCCGGTCCGTCTCGATTAGACGTCGTCGCGGATGAAGAAGCTAGGTTTTTCAATTTCCCCCGTTCGTCTTCGCAAAACCTAAACACCACCATGGATCTCCTTCAAAGCTACGCGGACAAGATCGACGAAGAAGACGGAGAGCCAGAAGAATCGCGAGGAGAAGAGAagcgaggaggaggagaaggggatGCTGCGGCGGCGGCCCCTGCCTCGCCAGATTCGGACCCCTCCTCGGCTACTCCCGGCCAAGTCCGCCGCCCCGCGGGTGGACGACACCACCCTCGCCCTCGCCGCCGAGTTAATTGTTGCAGT GGATTAGTTTTCCAGGCACTCTTCAACTTTGCTGATGAGGTTCATCTCAATCGTTAG